The Kosmotoga olearia TBF 19.5.1 sequence ATACTACCGTTTCTTTGAAGAGAAGGGCTGAAATTGCAAACATTGTTCAGGGGGATCTTTTTGTAAGCATTCATCACAACTACATGGAAACTTCTCCGGAGGCTGACTTTTCTATAGTTTATTACTCTACCCTTTCCGGTGATTATGCAAGAAATCTTGCAGATTATTTGATAGATAGCTTTGAAAAATACGTTGGCACAAAAGGCAATCCGGGACCGGGTGATGTTTACCTTATGAGAACAGTGAAAATTCCTGCAGTCCTTGGAGAACCGTGTCTAATGTCTAATGCGGAACGGGAAAAATGGTTGATGAATGAAGAAAATCTTCGAAAAGAGGCGCTGGCGTACAGAGATGCGATAATAAAGCTCTTCAGTCAAAAGATCCCGAAACTAACAATCGATACAGCAGAAGAAATCAGCAATGAATTTGCTGTTGCCTCTGATATACCACTTACTGAAATATCAGGTTTTTTGAATTCTACACCCCTTGAAAGAGTTATTGACGAAAATGGATTATCGGTGAAGTTTATAGTTCCAGAAAACATTGCGCCAGGTAGATACGAACTTGTCGTTTATGCTGTTTCAAAGGAAGGTATCAGGAGTAAAATGTATCGAAAATCCATAATTTATTCCCCAAGGGCTTCAGAAATATGGGTTCGCGTCCTTCCAACTGTTGCACCAGCAGTAGTGGGAAGCTATTTTCGTGTAGAGTATGCTGTTTACGCGGGGAAACACAGATTAGAAAGCATTCCAAAAATTATTTCCAGCAATGATTTTATCTCGGTGAGGAACGGTTATATTTTCGTTCCTTACATGGGAAAAGATAAAGTAACGTTGACACTCAGCAGTGGTTCAATCACGAAGGAACTAACTGTGACTTTTTCAGGAAAACAAAATGTCGAGGTTATTCAGGTATATTCTGAAGATGGGAAACTTCTTGATTTAATCCAGAGTTCGGGGAAAGTGATCATAGAAAAACCTGGATATGAACCGCTCGAATACATTCCACAACTAAAAGATCCTGTAAATTTTGCTACGGTTACGCTGAAAAGAACAAAGTATGGAGTGCTAAATGATCAATATGTGGGAATCGCTTATTCCGAGGAGTTTGAACAGGTTGCAAAAGATTTTGCCCAAAAAGTAGAAATGCTTGGAGGCAAACCAATTGTTTATCGTGCTTCGACAATGGGAGAAGAATTCAAAGCTGCTCGAGATTTCAATAAACACAACTGCATTGTTGTCGCGGTTTTCACCTTTAATACCAGCAGTAGGATTTCTATGCTATCGAGGGCACCGGTCGTAATTACCTCTGAAAAAGAAATTGATAAAGTGCTTGATATTTTGATTCAGCGAATCAGTAATTGAAATCGTGATATGTGTAAACGTATCGTTTGAAAATGTACTACAGCGATTTCATAAGAATATCTTGATAAAGCAATCTGATTAAATTCCAAGGAGGAGAAACAGGTGAATATAGCCGTACTCATAAAACAGGTACCCGATACAGATGAAGTGAAACTCGATCCTGAGACGGGAACCATGATAAGAGAAGGGTTGGAAAATATCATAAATCCCCTGGATTTGCACGCATTAGAAGCAGCTCTCAGAATAAAGGAAACTAACGGTGCTAAAGTAACGGTGGTCACAATGGGACCTCCGGTGGCTGAGGAAGCTTTAAGGGAAGCCATAGCGATGGGAGCAGATACCGCTGTGCTTGTTAGCGATAGGCGTTTTGCCGGAGCGGATACATATGCTACTGCCAGAACCCTGGTGGCCACCCTATGGAAACTCGGTAATTTCGATTTAATACTCGCGGGAGAAAAATCTATCGATGGAGAAACCGGACAGGTTGGTCCTGAAGTGGGAGCTCTCATGGGGATACCTGTATTATCCTATGTGTCTGATATATGTGACGTTTCTGAGTCTGGTATTGTGGCAGAACGAGAGGTGGAAGAAGGAAAAGAAAAGTGGAAGGTCAGTTTTCCCTGTTTGCTTACAGTTACAAAGGATGTAAACGAACCGAGATTGCCGACACTTTCAGGGAAGAAAAAGGCCAAAAAAGCGAAGATAGAGGTGCTCAATTGCGACATGACAGGGATAGATCCCGCTATGGTAGGGTTGAAAGGTTCGCCGACCAGAGTGGTGAAGATCAGCACGCCGAAGATTTCAAGAACGGTTGAGATGTACGAGGGGAAGAATTTGAATAAAGGTATAGACAAAGTGATAGAACTGCTCAAGCCGTTTTTGGAGGTAGAAAAATGAGTAAGGATATATGGGTTATAGCGGAGAGAAGAAACGACGAAATTCATTCCAGTACCTACGAATTACTGGGCAAAGCGAGGGAAATTGCTAAAAAAGCTGGAGACTTCATGGTTTGGGTGATCGTATTAAGTGAAAGAACGATGACTGAAACCGAGAAAGGGTTGTTGTACCGTTACGGTGCCGATGGGATTATAGCGGCTGTCCATGAAGTTTTTCAGAGGTTTAATTTTTTGGCTTACCTTGAAACCCTTGAGAAGCTTGCCAAAGAAGCTGAGCCAGAGATAATCCTGGCACCAGCCACCACTACCGGGAGAACGATTATGCCAGCGCTTGCAGGTGTTCTTGGTACAGGGTTGACGGCAGATTGTACCGGTCTGGATATCGAAGTTGAAACAGGAAACCTCCTTCAAACTAGGCCGGCGATCGGTGGAAATATCATGGCTATGATTAAAACACCAGCCCATAGGCCACAGATGGCTACCGTAAGACCAAAAACCTTTTCGGTACTGGAAGAAAAATATGATGGGCCGCGCGAATATCGCGAGATCCATCCCATTTTTTTCTCGAAGATCGATCGGATGGAACTGGTTGAATTTAAGGGCACCCCTTCAGAGATGAAAAGCATACAGGATTCAGAAATAGTCATATCCGGCGGTAGAGGGCTGCGAAAGCCCGAGAACCTGGAGCTGTTGAAAAGAATAGCGAAGCTTGTCAACGGTTCAGTGGGTGCTTCTAGACCTATCGTTGATTCTAAATGGATAGGGCACGAATGTCAGGTTGGACTCAGCGGGCATACCGTGAAACCAAGGGTTTATCTCGCTGCCGGAATATCCGGGGCTGTACAGCACATAGCTGGAATGCAGACATCAGATGTGATAGTGGCGATAAACAAAGACAGAAACGCACCGATATTCGATTTCTCTGATATTGGTCTTGTGGGTGATGCGTCTGAAATCCTTGAGACCATTCTAAAGCGGTTGGAAGCACTGAAAGGAGAGAAAGTAAGATGATTGAGATACAAGAAGAGTTGCTTAACAGTCTAAAAGAGATCTTTGGAGATAGAATGAAACTCGAAAGAGATTTCCTCGAGAAATACTCCCGGGATGAAACGGCTGAACTCGAAGGTTCGATGCCCGGGATAGTTCTGTTTCCCCTGACTCCAGAAGAAATTTCCAGTGTCATGAAACTGGCGAATCAATACAAAGTACCCGTAACGCCAAGAGGGGCAGGAACGGGGCTTTCGGGAGGAGCTATCCCGCCAAGTGGCGGAATTGTACTCTCGCTGGAAAAGATGAACAGGATAATCGAGTTCGATGAAGAAAACATGATGATAACCGTTGAACCGGGTGTTATAACCAATGAAATTCAGAAACTCGCTGACAGGCACGGCCTTATTTATGGGGGAGATCCATGCAGTAGCGATAGTTCCACAATAGGTGGGAATGTGGCTGAAAATGCCGGAGGAAACAAGGTCCTAAAATATGGCCCGACCGGTTATCATGTGTACGCCCTTGAGGTTGTACTTCCTACCGGTGAGATAGTCCAGTTTGGCGGAAAAAGGATAAAAGATGTTACCGGGTTCGATATGATTCATCTATTGATAGGTTCTGAGGGAACGTTGGGTATAGTTACAAAGATCACTCTCAGACTGCTTCCAAAACCAAAATATTCTGTTGCCCTGTTGGCACCCTTCGAATCTGTTGAGAAAGCCATAGACGCTGTTCCGAAACTCATGGTTAAATCCGGTACTATGCCTTCTTCACTGGAATTCATGGATCGATCTTCGATACAGTCTACATGTAAGTTTTTGAATATAGAATTTCCGTACAGTGATGCGGGAGCACACCTCATAATAGAAGTGGAGGGCAACAACAAAACAGCTGTTTCTGACGATTACGAAAGGATAGGAGATATCTGCCTGGAAGAGGGAGCGCTGGAGGTATTTGTAGCGGATAACAGAAACACTCGCGAAAAGCTCTGGAAGGTGAGAAAGTCGATAGCAGAAGCCCTTTCGGTGTACAGTCCGGTTCATTGTATGGAAGATGTTTCTGTTCCCATGGCAAGAATTCCGGAACTCATAAAAGGTGCGGAAAAGATTGCTGAGAAACACGGCCTTGAGATGTTGAGTTTCGGTCATGCCGGCGACGGGAATGTTCACGTGACATTTGTCAAAGGTGATAGAACGGAAGAGTACTGGAAAGCACATCTGGAACCTGCACTGATTGAATTATATGAGCTCGCCAGAGATCTGGGGGGATGTATCAGCGGTGAACACGGTATTGGTCTGAAGAGAAAGAAATACCTTCCTATAATCCTTGACGAGTCCCAGATCAGGTTGATAAAAGGAATAAAACGGATATTTGACCCGAACAACATACTCAATCCTGGTAAGATCGTGGATCTTTAATCGAAACACAACAACCCTATTTCACCATTGGTGAAACAAAAAAACATCCTTTGAATCGGTGATAATCCGCTTTTGGATGAAGTTTTTTATGATTTCTCCTTACCCTTTTACAGAACCGGCAAGGAGACCCCTAAGGAAATATTTACCTAATAAGGTGTACACCAAAAGAGTTGGGAGTGCTGCTAAAAGTGCCCCTGACATTTGAACATTCCATTCCACGACTTTACTTCCTGCGAGATTTACCAGGGCAACTGTAATTGGTTGTTTAGTGGGATCGCTGGTAACCGTAACCGCAAATAAGAATTCGTTCCAGATGTTGGTGAATTGCCAGATAATTACCACAACGAATCCGGGTATAGAAATCGGGAAAAGGACTTTCCAGTATGCTTTGAAAATTCCCGCACCATCTATGTGAGCAGCTTCTATGAGTTCTGAAGGAACTTCAGCATAATAATTTCTGAAAATCAACGTTGTTATTGGAAGACCATATATGATGTGTACCAGGACCAATCCCCAGATGGAACCATAGAGATTTATCCTTTGAAGGAATCTGATTAGGGGAAATAGAACACTTTGATATGGAATAAACATTCCAAAGAGTATCAAAGTAAATAACAGGTCAGATCCTTTGAATTTAATTTTTGACAGTACGTATCCATTTATTGATCCCACCATAGCCGAAATTATCGTTGCGGGTATCACGAGAATAAAACTGTTCTTTAGATTAGGAGAAAGCTTCTGAAAAGCCTTTATAAAACCGTAAAGAGAAGGTTTGGTAGGAAGGAACCACAGTCTTTCCAGACTCACTTCTGTCAGTGACTTAAAACTGGTTGAGAATAGAACATATATTGGCATTAAGAAAAAAGCTGCGAAGATGAGTAAAAGAATATATGTTAAGGTCGCATTTATTTTTTTCATCTGCTCACTTCCCTTTTCATGGATGAAATAAGGTACGGTACTATCACTACTGCTACCATTACAAGCATTATAATGGCGATGGCAGAGCCGGTAGCATATCTATTTGCCCGGAATGTAGTTTCAAACATATAAATTGCAGGTACATCAGTAACATTATTTGGGCCACTTCCGGTCATAGCATAAACAAGATCAAAGATCTTCAAGGAAATATGGCCGAGGATTATCATTGCGCTTAGGGTTATTGGACGCAAAATCGGAAATTTAATTTTCCAGAAAATTTGCTTGTCAGAAGCACCGTCAACTTTGGCTGCTTCAATCAGTGATTGTGGGATTCCTCTCAATCCTGCCAGATACATAGCCATTGTATAACCTGATAATTGCCAGATGGCGGCTATTATTACTGGAATTAGGGCAACGTTAAAATGTAGAAATGAGGTGGTGCTGGTGTACCATTTCCACTGCAAAGCTTCAAGTCCGAGCATTTTGAAAAGCAGGTTTATCCCCTGCGGGTATTTAGGCGGAATTCCCGGCGCAAAAATCCAGCTCCAAACAGTACCGGTAACAACAAAGGAAATGGCCATTGGAAATAAGAAGATGTTTTGAAATACCCTTGAACCTTTTAACCCTTTGTCCACAAGAACAGCGAGGATTATTCCCAACGATAGACAACCGATTATGAAAAAGAGAGTAAAGTAGAGCGTATTCCATAAGTCTGTCTGAAAACGTGGGTCTTCAAAAAGCCTCAGATAATTTCTTAAGCCGACGAATCTATATTCACCCCTTAGGAGTCTGGAAAAGCTGTTCCAATTCGAGAAAGAAACTCTTACAGTCCAGCCTATAAATATGTATACAAAAATGGTCAGTGACACAATCGTTGGCAGCAGAATCAGAAATCCTGTTAACTTCCGTCGAGTTGATCCTTTGATAGGCTTCACCCCCTAATGTGAAGTGAACAAAGAGGCCCCAGAGGGGCCTCCTTATTTTTATTCTAGATAGTCTTCAGCGGCGTAAATAATCTCTTTAAGCGCTTTTTTAACGTCTTTTCTGGTTATAAACATGTTGATAGTATCGTTGAGGGCAGTGACGAAGGCTTCAGGAGCGGCGGAACCATGAATGATCGACGGACAGAGGGCATTTGTTGCGAAATCGTCCATGGACCAGATCAAATAGTCATCGTAAAGGCTTCTGTCAGCATCGATTCTAGCAGGAATCGATCCTTTGATTGGGTTGAAAGTATCCTGACCTTCGACGGAAGATATAATCTTTAGCCATTTGATGGCATTCTCTCTGTGAGGAGCATTTTTCGGGAGCCCAAAGGTGTCTGTAACGACCATGAAAGAACCCTTCGTTCCGGGAACTACCATCCAGCCGAATTCTTTACCCGGTGTCCAACCCAATGTCTTCAGATATCCTTCAGCCCAGTCTCCCATCACATTAAAAGCAGCTTTGCCCTCAAACACGAGCAATGTGGCATCCTGCCATGTGAGAGAAGCATGGTTGGGGTTCACGTAATTCATAAGTTCCTTGAATATTTCCAGAGCTTCCTTTACTCCTTGATGCTCAAAGGAGGTTCTTCCATTCCAGAGACCGTTGTAGTTGTACGGGCCAAGAGTTGAAAGAAGTATGTCTTCGAATAAATGTGTTGCAGTCCATTTGTTCTTGTCACCTAATGCCAGAGGGATATAACCTGCTTTTTTAATTTTTTTCAGGACTTCTATAAATTCCGGCCACGTAGAAGGAACTTTTTCAATACCTACCTCTTCGAGAATCGCTTTGTTGTAGAAAACAACGTTTCCTCTGTGAACATTGACAGGGATAGAGTAAACTTCACCTTTGTAACTACAGATTTTGAGAATATCTTCCGGGAACTTATCGATTATTCCCCATTCTTCAAGTAAATCAGTTATCGGTTCCATCATTCCTGTAACCACATAGGTATCGATAAGTTCCATACCACCGTGGACCTGGAAAGAATCAGGTGGGTTCCCACCGAGCATTCTTGTTTTCAATACGGCTTTAGCGTTTGTACCAGCACCCCCGGCGACTGTAGCATTGATGATTTCTACATCGGGATAGTATTTGTGAAAGACATCAAAGAGCGCCAGCAAGCCTTCTTCTTCTCCACCGCCTGTCCACCAGCTAAATATTTCTAGTTGATTTGCTGAGAATGCGACAAAGGCCATTGAAAGAATCATCAAAAGAACAAAGAACTTTCTCATAACACTACCTCCCCTTTAAGATTTCCCCTTATGGGGTATTAAAAAAAGATTGTCCCTAATGATGTACATGTTCGATACTTTTGGCCTCTAACCATTTTGCAGTAGCGTAAATTCCGGCTCCGATTGCCACGGCATTGTCTGAAATTTCCGAAAGTTTCACGTCGGTTTCCTGATCGCCAAATAAATATTGAGAGACTATTTCTTTTACCGGTTGGATTAGATAATTACCCAATGCTGCCATTGTCCCACCAATAAAGACGGCCTGAGGATTTAATAAATGTATGACATTAAGAACGACAATAGAAAGCCACTTGGCACTATCGCGTACAATGGAATATACAATTTTGTTGTCAGCTTTGAGAAGATTCGCGACATCTTCAATACTGTGTGCATTCAATCCACATGACTTTATTTGGCTTGTCAATACATCTACTCCGTACAGATCTTCGAGATATTTAAATTGCCCATGAACATAAAATAAGCTGTGGCCTATTTCTCCAACATAGTCATGGGTTCCCTGATAAAGTTCATCATTAATTACAACTCCGGCTCCAATTCCTTCATTCACAAGTATGTATACGAAATTCTTTAGATACTTTGCGCCACCGTGCCACTTTTCCGCAAGTGCAGCTACATTCGCATCATTTTCTATCCAAACAGGCAGTTTGTATTTTTTTTGTATGATCTCTCCAAGCGGAATATTTATCCATCCCTCAAATTTCGGTGGACACTTTATAACACCAGTTTCGGGATCAAGAGGACCAGGGATTCCAATTCCTATAACTCCAACCTTAATCCCATGCTTTTCTGCTTTCTCCATAATATGATTAATATCCAGATAGAGCTTTTCAAGAACACTGTCTGGATCATTTTTTTTATAAGATAATCCATTGCTTTCCATCAGTACTTTCATACTGGCATCCATTAATACCGTTTTTATGTTGTGTCTTCCAAGATGGACTCCCAATGTGTACACAGCGTTCTTTTTGATATGCAAAGAGATAGGTGTTTTACCGACATTTCCGTTTGGCTTTGTCGGGGATTCTTCAACTATTCCAGCGGCTAAAAATTCCTTTATGATAGATGATACAGTCGTCTTAGTTAACCCTGTAATCCTCGAAAGCTCAACTCTGGAAATGCCGTCCTGTTTCAATAAAATATGAAGTAAAGTAATAGCGTTTTTAATTCGTGTATCTTTGGGTTTCAGTATAAGCATAGACTCCTCCAATGAATCAGTTTCAAGTTAACGAATAAATTAGTAAACTGGACTAACTAATTGGATTATATCAACAAAACACGGGGTCCTTTTAACACCTGGACCCCTTTGAATAGCATATAATACTTAACTACAATCAAATATATGGATTTATATCCGAATTCTGTAATTTTCTATAATTTACCATTTGTTTTTTCTTTTCATTGAAAACCGGATGTCTTATTTTTTGAGGATATACGTAGCCATTCAGGATTATTCGGAAGTAGAATAACCCCCTTTCTGCGCCTCTTTGACAATCTGAAGGGCTTTATCAAGCATGGGATCAGCTTTACCAATTAGCCAGGATATTTTTTCCTCAAGGTTCAGGTTTATGGGAATATCCGGCTCTATATGCTCTCCTTCTTCAAGAAGAAAAATCCTTTCTTTTGATAACTTCACTCTACATTTTGTGTTTGGTAGTAAGTATCCATGCTGTTTAAATCCGAAGTTTGCGGTTTCACTGGACCTTTCTCCGAGAATTGTCCCTATGCCTTTTCTGACTAGAAAACCAAGGAACATGAGACAACCGGAAAACACATCTTCATCTGTCAAAATCCACAGCTTTCCAGAAAACCGTTTTTTCGCAGGATACACATTCACACCATAATCTAAAATAGCGTATTTAACTCCTTCCTTGGTATAAGATTTCACCCCGATACCTATGGCCAGTTTAGTTGGTTTATCTACAAAATATCTCAACAAACTTAGCGCGGACCACCCTCCTGTATTGCCTCGAACGTCTATGATCAGATCAGTAATGGGGCTATCCAGAGCTTCTTCCATCCTGTCTATTATTTCTTGTTGAAACTCTCCATTAAAACTTGGAACTTTCAAGACACCAATAGAACCGTACAGTTCAAATGATGGACTTCTCTTTCTTACCGGTTGAGAGGTCCGTTTATAATCTTTTGGGGAGATAGATTCAATCTTCAGCGTCTTTTCTTCATTTTCATAAAGATAGGTGATTTCGAACTCCTCTGTTCCCCACCACTTAGGTAAAGATTGGAAGAAGTAATTAACCAACCAGTTCAATCTACTCTCTCCGGTTTCAGAAATACCATAAATCTCCAGCTCTTCAACAACATTCTCAACCGGAATACCGTTGATCTTTGTAACAATGGCTCCAACTGGCAAATCACAGATTGAATCAACCACCACGGCATACCCGTTTACCCGGCGCAATCTGAAGGGGAAAACTTTAATCTCGACATCCGACGGAGGATATAACATGGAGTGCTGGTCGTGAAGAATGGCTATTAATGGAGCAGCTATCATGTAGAATTCCGACCGTGTCATATCATGGTCTAATTGAGCTTTTTTCTCTTCGACAAGATTCCAGAATACATCTTTATCTACCTTGAGCCAGGGGTTGTAATACTCTTCAACAATTTTGGAGACAAGAAAATCTAAGTCCTCTCTCAACTGCTCGGGAGTAAAAAGCTTTTCGGCTAATGTGAAAGTGGAAATGAGCAAAAGGATTCCTATGAGTATATAGCGAGTTTTATTCACCACAATCCCTCCAAAGTTACTAAACAAATAATTTGAATCGCGTTAAACATTATTACCGCGTCAATATTAACATACTTCAAATTCAATTAACAAATTCATTTTCATAGGATCGCAATTTAATCTAACAGCATTGGAGGAGCTGGCTGACAGGATTTTTTAGGGATGTTCGATGAGAGACACCTGAACGCTTAATCGAACAGTATACTATTCAATTTATGATATAATCTGAACAGTATACTATTCAACTTAGGGGTGTCGCATATGACAGATCAAGAGTTGTTTTCTGTTTTAATTCGCTGGAACTACTGGGATAAAGGCGAAATACCGGATCTGATTAGAAGGAGAGAAGTTGAGTTTCTTCATAGATACTTTTCAGGAAACCTGGTTCAAATAATAAAGGGACCAAGACGTGCTGGTAAATCTTCGATATTAAAAGTGTTCTACAATGACCTCAGAGGATCAAGAGATCCCCTTTCGTTTCTTTTTATAAATCTGGAAGATGTATCACTTGCGCAAGAAGAGAGTTCACCACAATTGTTAGAGAGATTGTATAGGCTTTATAGGCAACGGGTAAATCCTTCTGGAAAGGCTATTGTATTCATTGACGAAGCTCAGAGAATATCAGGATGGGAAAGATGGGTTGAAACCTACAGAGAAATAGGTGAAGCTAAGTTCTTCATAACTGGTTCATCCTCAAAACTATCTTCTAAAGAATTGGGCACTTTGCTTACAGGAAGACATATAGATCTTACTCTTTATCCTTTTTCATTCAGAGATTTTGTTGCTTCTCGGGGATTTGGTTTTGATGAGTTATCACTTTATGCGAAGAAGGATCAAATAAAGAATCTGCTCTTTTCGTACTTTGAAACAGGGGGATTTCCGGAAGTTTTGCTTAATTATGGACCAGATGAAGGGATGGAGATTCTTGAGACCTATTTCGATGACATGATTTACAGGGATATCGTTGAACGTTGGGGAGTTAGAGATGTGCAACTGCTGAAAAGAATAGCGCTGTACGCGTTGAAAAATAGTGGTAATCTTATGACCTATCGCCAGCTTCAGAGACTTATTGAACAGGTTTCTGGTAAGACCTCTACTAACACGATATCAGAGCACATGTCCCATTTAATAGAGGCTTATATTGTTTTCGAACTAACCCTTTATAGTAACTCCATAAAGAAATCTATTCAACGTCCAAGAAAGCTGTACTCAGTGGATACGGGGCTCCGAAAAGCTGTTGTAAAACCGTTCACAGATGATTTTGGTCGTGATGCCGAAAATGTTGTC is a genomic window containing:
- a CDS encoding electron transfer flavoprotein subunit alpha/FixB family protein; its protein translation is MSKDIWVIAERRNDEIHSSTYELLGKAREIAKKAGDFMVWVIVLSERTMTETEKGLLYRYGADGIIAAVHEVFQRFNFLAYLETLEKLAKEAEPEIILAPATTTGRTIMPALAGVLGTGLTADCTGLDIEVETGNLLQTRPAIGGNIMAMIKTPAHRPQMATVRPKTFSVLEEKYDGPREYREIHPIFFSKIDRMELVEFKGTPSEMKSIQDSEIVISGGRGLRKPENLELLKRIAKLVNGSVGASRPIVDSKWIGHECQVGLSGHTVKPRVYLAAGISGAVQHIAGMQTSDVIVAINKDRNAPIFDFSDIGLVGDASEILETILKRLEALKGEKVR
- a CDS encoding carbohydrate ABC transporter permease, which encodes MKPIKGSTRRKLTGFLILLPTIVSLTIFVYIFIGWTVRVSFSNWNSFSRLLRGEYRFVGLRNYLRLFEDPRFQTDLWNTLYFTLFFIIGCLSLGIILAVLVDKGLKGSRVFQNIFLFPMAISFVVTGTVWSWIFAPGIPPKYPQGINLLFKMLGLEALQWKWYTSTTSFLHFNVALIPVIIAAIWQLSGYTMAMYLAGLRGIPQSLIEAAKVDGASDKQIFWKIKFPILRPITLSAMIILGHISLKIFDLVYAMTGSGPNNVTDVPAIYMFETTFRANRYATGSAIAIIMLVMVAVVIVPYLISSMKREVSR
- a CDS encoding carbohydrate ABC transporter permease, with translation MKKINATLTYILLLIFAAFFLMPIYVLFSTSFKSLTEVSLERLWFLPTKPSLYGFIKAFQKLSPNLKNSFILVIPATIISAMVGSINGYVLSKIKFKGSDLLFTLILFGMFIPYQSVLFPLIRFLQRINLYGSIWGLVLVHIIYGLPITTLIFRNYYAEVPSELIEAAHIDGAGIFKAYWKVLFPISIPGFVVVIIWQFTNIWNEFLFAVTVTSDPTKQPITVALVNLAGSKVVEWNVQMSGALLAALPTLLVYTLLGKYFLRGLLAGSVKG
- a CDS encoding ABC transporter substrate-binding protein, with product MRKFFVLLMILSMAFVAFSANQLEIFSWWTGGGEEEGLLALFDVFHKYYPDVEIINATVAGGAGTNAKAVLKTRMLGGNPPDSFQVHGGMELIDTYVVTGMMEPITDLLEEWGIIDKFPEDILKICSYKGEVYSIPVNVHRGNVVFYNKAILEEVGIEKVPSTWPEFIEVLKKIKKAGYIPLALGDKNKWTATHLFEDILLSTLGPYNYNGLWNGRTSFEHQGVKEALEIFKELMNYVNPNHASLTWQDATLLVFEGKAAFNVMGDWAEGYLKTLGWTPGKEFGWMVVPGTKGSFMVVTDTFGLPKNAPHRENAIKWLKIISSVEGQDTFNPIKGSIPARIDADRSLYDDYLIWSMDDFATNALCPSIIHGSAAPEAFVTALNDTINMFITRKDVKKALKEIIYAAEDYLE
- a CDS encoding S41 family peptidase; amino-acid sequence: MNKTRYILIGILLLISTFTLAEKLFTPEQLREDLDFLVSKIVEEYYNPWLKVDKDVFWNLVEEKKAQLDHDMTRSEFYMIAAPLIAILHDQHSMLYPPSDVEIKVFPFRLRRVNGYAVVVDSICDLPVGAIVTKINGIPVENVVEELEIYGISETGESRLNWLVNYFFQSLPKWWGTEEFEITYLYENEEKTLKIESISPKDYKRTSQPVRKRSPSFELYGSIGVLKVPSFNGEFQQEIIDRMEEALDSPITDLIIDVRGNTGGWSALSLLRYFVDKPTKLAIGIGVKSYTKEGVKYAILDYGVNVYPAKKRFSGKLWILTDEDVFSGCLMFLGFLVRKGIGTILGERSSETANFGFKQHGYLLPNTKCRVKLSKERIFLLEEGEHIEPDIPINLNLEEKISWLIGKADPMLDKALQIVKEAQKGGYSTSE
- a CDS encoding electron transfer flavoprotein subunit beta/FixA family protein, whose protein sequence is MNIAVLIKQVPDTDEVKLDPETGTMIREGLENIINPLDLHALEAALRIKETNGAKVTVVTMGPPVAEEALREAIAMGADTAVLVSDRRFAGADTYATARTLVATLWKLGNFDLILAGEKSIDGETGQVGPEVGALMGIPVLSYVSDICDVSESGIVAEREVEEGKEKWKVSFPCLLTVTKDVNEPRLPTLSGKKKAKKAKIEVLNCDMTGIDPAMVGLKGSPTRVVKISTPKISRTVEMYEGKNLNKGIDKVIELLKPFLEVEK
- a CDS encoding ROK family transcriptional regulator; translation: MLILKPKDTRIKNAITLLHILLKQDGISRVELSRITGLTKTTVSSIIKEFLAAGIVEESPTKPNGNVGKTPISLHIKKNAVYTLGVHLGRHNIKTVLMDASMKVLMESNGLSYKKNDPDSVLEKLYLDINHIMEKAEKHGIKVGVIGIGIPGPLDPETGVIKCPPKFEGWINIPLGEIIQKKYKLPVWIENDANVAALAEKWHGGAKYLKNFVYILVNEGIGAGVVINDELYQGTHDYVGEIGHSLFYVHGQFKYLEDLYGVDVLTSQIKSCGLNAHSIEDVANLLKADNKIVYSIVRDSAKWLSIVVLNVIHLLNPQAVFIGGTMAALGNYLIQPVKEIVSQYLFGDQETDVKLSEISDNAVAIGAGIYATAKWLEAKSIEHVHH
- a CDS encoding N-acetylmuramoyl-L-alanine amidase family protein translates to MKKLSVLVFLLVSVMYLSGVLDDKIIVIDPGHGGTERGAIATHIDEATINLKVGLMLREMLEEEGAIVVMTRTRDTTVSLKRRAEIANIVQGDLFVSIHHNYMETSPEADFSIVYYSTLSGDYARNLADYLIDSFEKYVGTKGNPGPGDVYLMRTVKIPAVLGEPCLMSNAEREKWLMNEENLRKEALAYRDAIIKLFSQKIPKLTIDTAEEISNEFAVASDIPLTEISGFLNSTPLERVIDENGLSVKFIVPENIAPGRYELVVYAVSKEGIRSKMYRKSIIYSPRASEIWVRVLPTVAPAVVGSYFRVEYAVYAGKHRLESIPKIISSNDFISVRNGYIFVPYMGKDKVTLTLSSGSITKELTVTFSGKQNVEVIQVYSEDGKLLDLIQSSGKVIIEKPGYEPLEYIPQLKDPVNFATVTLKRTKYGVLNDQYVGIAYSEEFEQVAKDFAQKVEMLGGKPIVYRASTMGEEFKAARDFNKHNCIVVAVFTFNTSSRISMLSRAPVVITSEKEIDKVLDILIQRISN
- a CDS encoding FAD-binding oxidoreductase encodes the protein MIEIQEELLNSLKEIFGDRMKLERDFLEKYSRDETAELEGSMPGIVLFPLTPEEISSVMKLANQYKVPVTPRGAGTGLSGGAIPPSGGIVLSLEKMNRIIEFDEENMMITVEPGVITNEIQKLADRHGLIYGGDPCSSDSSTIGGNVAENAGGNKVLKYGPTGYHVYALEVVLPTGEIVQFGGKRIKDVTGFDMIHLLIGSEGTLGIVTKITLRLLPKPKYSVALLAPFESVEKAIDAVPKLMVKSGTMPSSLEFMDRSSIQSTCKFLNIEFPYSDAGAHLIIEVEGNNKTAVSDDYERIGDICLEEGALEVFVADNRNTREKLWKVRKSIAEALSVYSPVHCMEDVSVPMARIPELIKGAEKIAEKHGLEMLSFGHAGDGNVHVTFVKGDRTEEYWKAHLEPALIELYELARDLGGCISGEHGIGLKRKKYLPIILDESQIRLIKGIKRIFDPNNILNPGKIVDL